One Besnoitia besnoiti strain Bb-Ger1 chromosome VIII, whole genome shotgun sequence DNA segment encodes these proteins:
- a CDS encoding Tyrosine kinase-like (TKL) protein (encoded by transcript BESB_082090): MRTLSPSRRLEASPTCHARPSSCVLPTPSLGPAGSEASQQDGCGRGEFCAESVCEEAAASDEEDAASRAHGRPSVGLEEAAAGPSPSQGSEVPRPARQRRATSDDVVSSPQAASELLHMRASTSHSSSSSSASSSSPHASQLRGPCGNGPPGGEAPQGREGGGAETGGKRSRRLAYSSATKASRRRGRSLQSLLDSPELGLEELSRRNRLPDYAALSPLPFPYLNLACSASPRGGDGGRTELPAGGLRDDARGSRGQGGRREGRGCGEEDADAEKPGGWLAWLASSLLPLRSRQRKDQGTAFGGRGGGGREAGRRDCVADPHLEAPGGQLGLRDSPLASHARSVSPRRAPAAPPRSPSSVSLRVCILVWPDRRVYRGETFASSVRHGCGYALSGGAASASASFFELRHPPHGLIRLPGAASRVSSASCAFFPREALLSCNDWSALSLLRGVAGTKELPTVFVHTVPASVRAHASACAGKDLRPQQLDGLSPQLLLLGKGGSGGARGRCLAALEGRRPLGAEGALRLPPLLFGPGGERRAGKEEGDDDEKELLAALAVLASSASLPRVPAGYCGHWERDKRAGWGVSVRGNAGLKYEGFWRDDYKEGLGVQTQAKGVRYVGGFRRGVRHGKGVLFQPTGSIYAGEWTDGYVLKQEVLFFGALARPQAPERADADAELNSRIQHRSAARRTPCGAGSREPTDERAVGEADTLTWRGVSREEKAEETRSTGGKEAAETQVPSLTHPFAPSTSRHRATSSSSSSSATSASASSTEGHSSRRCPRVEGDDGRPPRGRGRVAAAEVSASDLTLQASSEEEGMEPHDSRRGGTPRLAGARPSSPSPYSLIDSSEQPSVYEEDAEEEKDGEAKQDVLGGGDSRRGPRRERERRSFSRPEGTARRRPRSLLPRMQAYPRKSSLRFSSPQLRDEERRRRRRRRQRRQVDAGADLGSSACVSRTPEASSRDCAEERGRRRPLEGPEARAGGGPSKVPAADTRGASSSSSSSSSLSPPLRFQATRYEAQRPRESPDASLVVRGAPASASFSSSSHSHCSASRGERRRAKEEGVHASAAEAAGASRGDSRRAEVSQDASDAGRRRRDTGREGGGRAPQRPWRGPDSAALGDRDFPCLPARELLSRSGGGAEEPEARRRSFAAFQQQMSEARRLSSASACEEWSTGEVSFFFSAMDFPLRLTETLAAQDVDGCALLQLQEDDLKDMGIAAWEERRLILLVVGLLHKLKHRHAQRTLYGDQEQLEKTQGIVEALEIPAAELSLEGRLGEGGYSRVYRARWRYTRSLELEQQKHAFLQYQHDVQNYYAWAHARSRLQTQTPPSPRLPTSGAVDPPRVSAADASAPPEACPAHCPPRAPGAGGAAAVAPRPAAAARQACCACPHTGYGSPPLPPSPSLPPTPLLSSRAPLPPGSALRGALAPAATASPGDMCVAIKIFRQRELRALQRSFFSELSVLCRLAHPNIAMLLGVVSAPLYGLVTEYVPAGSLFDLLHMHRLSLSYTQVVRFARDICHGMRYLHQQGVLHCDLKSPNVLLGKRGEVKLCDFGLATLIETVPEAEEPAGTREARRLRPGENARDSRAAGTGRRARAAGDARAQLQEAHLGCVGTHHWMAPEVLRGEPFTAAADVYSFGMVLWEMLARKIPFEGMSSPAHIITAVGYGGATPVFSRFPPPLQDILARCLSHSPQLRPSFAWCAHQLQALYAANTLDVEVNLNTLLGLSE; this comes from the exons ATGCGAACGTTGTCTCCAAGTCGTCGCCTCGAGGCGTCTCCTACCTGCCACGCCCGCCCGTCCTCCTGCGTGCTGCCAACCCCTTCGTTAGGCCCCGCGGGCTCGGAGGCCTCCCAACAAGATggctgcgggcgaggcgaatTCTGCGCCGAGTCTGTGTGTGAAGAAGCGGCCGCCagcgatgaagaagacgcggcgagccgcgcccaCGGGCGTCCCTCTGTAGGCCTGGAGGAAGCGGCTGCAGGgccgtctccgtcgcagGGTTCGGAGGTTCCACGCCCAGCCAGACAGCGGCGGGCGACCAGCGACGACGTCGTGTCGAGTCCCCAAGCCGCGTCTGAGCTCTTGCACATGCGGGCTAGCACTTCGcattcgtcgtcttcctcatccgcttcgtcttcatcgccgcatgcgtcgcagctgcgggGGCCCTGTGGCAACGGCCCCccaggcggcgaggccccgcaggggcgcgagggcggcggagctgaGACAGGCGGAAAGCGAAGTCGCCGCCTTGCTTATTCGTCTGCGACCAAggcgagtcgccgccgcgggcgctcgcTGCAGTCTCTCCTCGACTCGCCAGAGCTCGGGCTGGAGGAACTCAGCCGCCGCAATCGCCTTCCGGACTACGCAGCGTTGTCGCCCCTCCCCTTCCCGTACCTGAACCTCGCGTGCTCCGCAAgcccccgcggaggcgacggcgggcggaCGGAGCTGCCTGCGGGGGGACtgcgagacgacgcgcgaggcagcagagggcaaggaggcagaagagaggggcgaggctgcggagaggaagacgcagatgCGGAGAAGCCTGGCGGCTGGCTCGCGTGGCTCGCCAGCAGCCTCCTTCCCCTGCGAAGTCGGCAAAGGAAAGATCAAGGGACGGCCTTCGGTGGAAGAGgtggaggagggagagaggcagggaggAGGGACTGCGTCGCAGACCCGCATTTGGAGGCGCCGGGGGGACAGCTTGGCCTGAGGGATTCTCCGCTCGCGAGTCACGCCCGCTCGGTttctccgcgacgcgcgccggcggcgccgccccggtcgcccagcagcgtctcgctgcgcgtgtgcattTTGGTCTGGCCTGATCGGCGGGTGTACAGAGGGGAGACGTTTGCGTCTTCGGTTCGGCACGGCTGCGGCTACGCGTTgtctggcggcgctgcgagcgcCTCGGCTTCGTTTTTCGAGCTGAGGCATCCGCCGCACGGGCTGATTCGGTtgcctggcgccgcctcgcgcgtctcctccgcgtcctgcgccttcttcccgcgcgaggcgcttctcaGCTGCAACGACTGGAgcgcgctctcgctgctcaGGGGCGTCGCGGGCACCAAGGAGCTGCCGACGGTGTTCGTACACACGGTCCCTGCCTCtgtgcgcgcgcatgcgagcgcgtgcgcgggaAAGGACCTCCgtccgcagcagctcgacggCCTGagtccgcagctcctcctcctcggcaaaggcggcagcggcggcgcccgcggccgctgcctcgcagcgctcgaggggcggaggccgctcggggcggagggcgcgctccgtctgccgccgctgctgttcGGACcgggcggcgagagacgagcgggcaaagaggagggcgacgacgacgagaaagaactcctcgcggcgctcgcggtgctagcgtcctccgcctccttgcCGCGCGTGCCTGCAGGATACTGCGGGCACTGGGAGCGCGACAAGCGCGCAGGGTGGGGTGTCTCCGTGCGCGGCAACGCCGGGCTGAAGTACGAGGGTTTCTGGCGCGATGACTACAAAGAGGGCCTCGGCGTCCAAACGCAGGCCAAAGGCGTCCGCTACGTAggcggcttccgccgcggcgttcgGCACGGCAAAGGCGTCCTCTTCCAGCCCACCGGAAGTATCTACGCGGGCGAGTGGACTGACGGCTACGTCCTCAAGCAAGAggtcctcttcttcggcgccctcgcgcgcccgcaggctcccgagcgcgcagacgccgacgccgagctgAACAGCAGAATCCAACaccgaagcgccgcgcgcaggacCCCCTGTGGCGCCGGCAGTCGCGAGCCCACAGACGAGCGCGCAGTCGGCGAGGCAGATACCCTCACGTGGAGGGGCGtgagcagagaagaaaaggcagaggagacgcggtcAACGGGGggaaaggaggcggcggagacacaaGTGCCAAGCCTGACGCACCCGTTCGCCCCGTCGACGTCGCGTCACCGCGCaacttcgtcttcgtcctcctcctctgccacgtccgcctccgcgtcctctacAGAAGGCCATTCCTCTCGGCGTTGCCCACGCgtcgaaggcgacgacgggcgTCCCCCTCGAGGACGTGGGagggtcgcggccgcggaggtctccgcgtcggATTTGACGTTGCAGGCGTCCtcggaagaagaggggaTGGAGCCCCACGActcgaggcgaggcggcaccccgcggctcgctggAGCGCGCCCCTCGTCGCCCAGCCCGTATTCGCTCATCGACAGCAGCGAGCAGCCCTCGGTGtacgaagaggacgcagaagaagagaaagacggcgaagcgaagcAGGACGTGCTGGGGGGGGGAGACAGCCGTCGCGGTCCCAGACGAGAACGGGAGCGACGGAGCTTCTCGCGACCGGAAGgcaccgcgcgccgccgcccgcgctcgctgctgccgcgcatgcaggcctaCCCGAGGAAATCGAGTCTgcgcttctcttcgccgcagctccgcgatgaggaacgaaggcgaagacgcagacgcaggcaaCGCCGGCAAgtggacgcgggcgccgacctGGGCTCCTCAGCCTGTGTGTCTCGCACGCCGGAGGCCTCGAGCAGAGACTGCGCAGAAGAaagggggcggcggaggcctctaGAGGGCCCTGAAGCGCGGGCTGGGGGAGGGCCTAGCAAGGTGCCGGCCGCAGACACACgtggcgcttcttcgtcctcttcttcctcgtcctctctctcgcccccCCTGCGTTTCCAAGCGACGCGTtacgaggcgcagcgaccgcgggaGTCTCCCGACGCGTCGCTGGTCGTTCGAGGCGCACCGGCCtcagcctccttctcctcgtcctcgcatTCGCATTGTTCGGCGTCgcgtggagagcggcggcgagcgaaggaggaaggggTGCATGcaagcgcagcagaggctgcTGGAGCGAGCCGTGGAGACTCGCGCAGGGCCGAAGTCTCTCAAGACGCGTCTgacgcagggcggcggagacgcgacacggggcgagaaggaggcggcagggcgcCCCAGAGACCGTGGAGAGGACCGGATTCCGCGGCGCTTGGCGACCGAGACTTTCCTTGCCTCCCTGCGCGGGAGCTCCTGAGTCGCAGCGGAGGGGGGGCTGAGGAgcccgaggcgcggcggcggagcttcgCGGCTTTTCAGCAGCAGatgagcgaggcgcggcgcctgtcgTCGGCGTCAGCGTGCGAGGAGTGGAGCACGGGGGAGgtctcgtttttcttctcggcgATGGACTTCCCGCTGCGCCTTACTGAGAccctggcggcgcaggacgtggacggctgcgcgctgctgcagctccaaGAAGACGACCTGAAGGACATGGGCATCGCGGCGTGGGAGGAGCGCCGCTTGATTCTGCTGGTCGTGGGCTTGCTCCACAAGCTGAAGCAccgccacgcgcagcggACGCTCTACGGCGACCAGGAGCAGCtcgagaagacgcagggcATCGTCGAGGCGCTAGAAATccctgcggcggagctcaGCCTCGAGGGCCGGTTGGGCGAGGGTGGCTACAGCCGCGTCTACCGGGCGCGCTGGAGGTACACCAGGTCTCTCGAACTCGAGCAGCAGAAACACGCTTTTCTCCAGTATCAACACGACGTTCAAAACTACTACGCCTGGGCGCACGCCCGCTcccgcctgcagacgcaaacgccgccctcgccgcgcctgcccaCCTCGGGCGCAGTCGACCCCCCGCGCGTCTCAGCCGCGgacgcttctgcgcctccagaggCATGTCCCGCGCACTGCCCCCCCAGAGccccaggcgccggcggcgcggcggctgtcgcccctcgcccggctgcggccgcgcgccaggcCTGCTGTGCGTGTCCCCACACGGGGTacggctcgcctccgctgcctccttcgccctcgctgcctccgacaccgctgctctcctcgcgtgcgccgctgccgcctggcTCGGCGCTTCGGGGCGCGttggcgccggcagcgacggcgtctCCAGGGGACATGTGCGTGGCGATAAAGATCTTTCGGCAGCGCGAGTtgcgggcgctgcagcgcagcttcttcagcgAGCTGTCGGTGCTGTGTCGCCTGGCGCATCCGAACATCGCGATGTTGCTaggcgtcgtctctgcgccgctctaCGGGCTCGTCACGGAGTACGTGCCTGCGGGGTCCCTCTTCGACCTGCTGCACATGcatcgcctctcgctctcctaCACGCAGGTCGTCCGCTTCGCGCGGGACATCTGCCACGGCATGCGCTACCTGCATCAGCAGGGCGTGCTGCACTGTGACCTGAAGAGCCCGAACGTCCTGCTTGGCAAACGCGGCGAGGTCAAACTCTGCGACTTTGGGCTCGCCACCCTCATCGAGACTGTGCCCGAAGCCGAGGAGCCCGCAGGGACCCGCgaggcccggaggctgcgcccCGGAGAgaacgcgcgcgacagccgcgccgccggtacaggccgccgcgcccgcgctgccggcgacgcgcgcgcgcagctgcaggaggcgcacCTCGGATGCGTCGGCACGCACCACTGGATGGCGCCAGAAG tgctgcgaggcgagcccttcacggccgccgcagatgTGTATTCCTTCGGCATGGTGCTGTGGGAGATGCTGGCGAGGAAAATCCCGTTCGAAG GCATGAGCAGCCCTGCGCACATCATCACCGCGGTCGGctacggcggcgcgacgccggtgttctcgcgcttcccgccgccgctgcaggatATTCTCGCGCGGTGTCTGTCCCACTCGCCGCAGCTTCGGCCCTCGTTCGCCTGGTGCGCGcaccagctgcaggcgctgtaCGCGGCGAACACACTCGACGTCGAAGTGAATCTCAACACGCTGCTGGGTCTCAGCGAGTGA